In [Limnothrix rosea] IAM M-220, one DNA window encodes the following:
- a CDS encoding type I restriction-modification system subunit M produces the protein MITGELKSKVDKLWDTFWSGGISNPLSVIEQISYLLFIKRLDELELAKERKAQRLGGEVKDPSFTPEQQGYRWSNFRHLEAQEMIKIVRDHAFPMIKELGKEGGAYAAHMKDATFMIANASLLSTVVEQIDQIPMADRDTKGDLYEYMLSKLSTAGTNGQFRTPRHIIKMIVELMEPTPREIVCDPACGTGGFLVAVSEYMRDLKDGDGNSVLNAAGNREHFNSEMFHGFDFDPTMLRIGSMNMMLHGIEDPKIEARDSLSEDHAAVNEEFTLILANPPFKGSVDKEGIASDLKKVVNTKKTELLFGALFLRLLKKGGRAAVIVPDGVLFGSSRAHKALRKMLVEDHKLDGIISMPSGVFKPYAGVSTAIMIFTKTGAGGTDAVWFYDMQADGLSLDDKRSPVEQNDIPDILARWKGRDIGQDTDRKAKAFFVPKEEIAENNYDLSINRYKEIEYEEVEYDPPLEILGKLKGLEDEIRADLNELEEMLK, from the coding sequence ATGATTACGGGTGAACTGAAGTCTAAGGTTGATAAGCTCTGGGATACGTTTTGGAGTGGTGGCATCAGTAACCCGCTTTCGGTGATTGAGCAGATCTCTTATTTATTGTTTATCAAGCGGCTCGATGAGCTGGAGCTGGCAAAGGAGAGAAAGGCACAACGGCTTGGGGGTGAGGTAAAAGATCCGAGTTTTACGCCGGAACAGCAGGGTTATCGATGGTCAAACTTTAGGCATTTAGAAGCTCAGGAGATGATCAAGATTGTTCGCGATCATGCCTTTCCGATGATTAAAGAGCTGGGTAAAGAGGGTGGTGCTTATGCGGCTCACATGAAGGACGCGACGTTTATGATCGCCAATGCTTCTTTGCTGTCTACGGTGGTAGAGCAGATTGATCAGATTCCGATGGCGGATCGGGATACGAAAGGTGATCTGTATGAATATATGCTCTCGAAACTCAGCACTGCGGGCACTAATGGGCAATTTAGAACACCGCGCCACATTATCAAGATGATTGTGGAGTTGATGGAGCCAACCCCCCGCGAAATTGTTTGTGATCCGGCTTGTGGCACTGGTGGTTTTCTGGTGGCAGTGTCGGAGTATATGCGGGATTTAAAGGATGGTGATGGTAATTCGGTGCTGAACGCGGCGGGCAATCGGGAGCATTTTAATTCGGAGATGTTTCACGGGTTTGATTTTGACCCAACGATGTTGCGGATTGGTTCGATGAATATGATGCTCCATGGCATTGAAGATCCAAAGATTGAGGCGCGGGATTCTTTGTCTGAGGATCATGCGGCGGTGAATGAGGAGTTTACGTTAATTCTGGCGAATCCACCGTTTAAGGGGTCGGTTGATAAGGAGGGTATTGCGAGCGACCTGAAAAAGGTGGTGAATACGAAAAAGACTGAGCTACTTTTTGGGGCATTGTTTCTGCGGCTCTTAAAGAAAGGGGGACGGGCGGCGGTGATTGTGCCGGATGGGGTGCTGTTTGGGTCGTCGCGGGCGCACAAGGCTCTGCGGAAAATGCTGGTAGAGGATCACAAGCTGGATGGAATTATCTCGATGCCGTCGGGAGTGTTTAAGCCCTATGCGGGGGTTTCGACTGCCATCATGATCTTTACGAAGACGGGCGCGGGGGGCACTGATGCGGTGTGGTTCTACGATATGCAGGCTGATGGTTTATCACTGGATGATAAACGATCGCCAGTTGAGCAAAATGATATTCCTGACATTCTGGCACGGTGGAAAGGTCGGGATATTGGGCAGGATACGGATCGCAAAGCTAAGGCGTTTTTTGTGCCGAAAGAGGAGATTGCTGAGAACAATTATGATCTCTCGATTAATCGGTATAAGGAAATTGAGTATGAAGAAGTAGAGTATGACCCGCCATTAGAAATTTTAGGGAAGTTAAAAGGCTTAGAGGATGAGATTCGGGCTGATCTCAATGAACTTGAGGAGATGTTGAAATGA
- a CDS encoding DUF1295 domain-containing protein: protein METSSNTQGFSLTQLTAINIAKGLTLVIMLALAIAYGVNDARQVIYLCLHGGYCSWWLLEQYLFPTRTKILFTEKVDIPTLIVVLLFVGVFYALPAWFAFTNPTPLGYVSMAIALLLYIFGSLINTAADVQKMTAKSMGAKLVNSEIWRSVRNVNYLGDLMRYSSFAVVSGSLWSGLLPLTVFALYVQRILDKEKSMSEKYDNFDEYQQQSSRLIPWLW from the coding sequence ATGGAAACATCTAGTAACACCCAAGGCTTCTCACTGACTCAACTCACCGCCATCAACATCGCGAAAGGTTTAACTCTAGTAATTATGCTTGCTTTAGCTATTGCCTACGGAGTCAATGACGCTCGCCAAGTGATTTATCTTTGTCTCCATGGTGGCTATTGCAGTTGGTGGCTCCTAGAGCAATACCTTTTCCCGACTCGCACAAAAATCCTGTTCACCGAAAAAGTTGATATCCCGACCTTAATCGTTGTGTTGCTCTTCGTCGGTGTGTTTTATGCCCTACCAGCTTGGTTTGCCTTCACTAACCCGACTCCCTTGGGATATGTCTCCATGGCGATCGCCCTGTTGCTCTACATCTTTGGTAGCTTGATCAACACCGCCGCTGATGTCCAAAAAATGACCGCAAAAAGCATGGGCGCAAAACTGGTGAACTCAGAAATTTGGCGATCGGTCCGCAATGTGAATTACCTTGGTGATTTGATGCGATATAGCAGCTTTGCCGTCGTTTCCGGTTCCCTCTGGTCTGGACTTCTACCCCTTACCGTCTTTGCTCTCTATGTCCAAAGAATTCTCGATAAAGAGAAGAGCATGAGCGAGAAATATGACAACTTCGATGAGTACCAACAGCAAAGCTCCAGACTTATTCCATGGCTTTGGTAA
- a CDS encoding ribbon-helix-helix protein, CopG family: protein MSKRKKLDDILGNFEEDTTTVETPKAVKETSTETNSLAAQLAKPSKKKAKIRFTLDLEKPLDDRLTKTAKKLNRTKADLVRIAVDRLLEELEQ from the coding sequence ATGAGTAAGCGCAAAAAGTTAGATGACATCCTTGGGAATTTTGAGGAGGACACTACGACCGTAGAGACTCCCAAGGCAGTAAAAGAAACCTCAACCGAAACTAATTCATTAGCGGCTCAGTTGGCGAAACCGAGTAAGAAAAAAGCAAAAATTAGATTTACTCTCGATCTCGAAAAGCCTCTTGATGATCGCCTCACAAAGACTGCAAAAAAGTTAAATCGGACAAAAGCAGATTTAGTCAGAATTGCTGTAGATAGGTTATTAGAAGAGTTAGAGCAGTAA
- a CDS encoding AAA family ATPase, translated as MITALINQKGGTGKSSTSIHFAYWLQQQNKKVLLIDTDAQGSSSMWCKSLGIEAIAETDPNVLAEEVPNWIDGFDRVVIDGAGGLTETTRVILYFSNVALIPCQPTALDLVSSGSAVKLIKQAQRFRDDLIGATFINRAVPRTKLMSEAQTALSGIDGISHLKTVIYQRQCIADAFGQGQTVFEMGAAGEKSANEYRQLFEEVTAL; from the coding sequence ATGATTACGGCACTTATAAATCAGAAAGGTGGTACAGGGAAAAGCTCTACCTCCATTCATTTTGCGTATTGGCTCCAACAGCAGAATAAAAAGGTTTTGCTCATTGATACTGACGCACAGGGCAGCTCATCAATGTGGTGTAAGTCTCTCGGTATTGAGGCGATCGCCGAAACAGATCCGAATGTCTTAGCTGAAGAAGTCCCAAATTGGATTGACGGGTTTGATCGGGTGGTGATTGATGGAGCTGGAGGATTAACAGAAACCACGCGAGTAATCCTCTATTTCTCGAACGTGGCTTTGATACCCTGCCAACCGACTGCACTCGATCTCGTTTCTTCAGGATCTGCGGTGAAGTTGATCAAACAAGCACAAAGGTTTCGTGATGACTTAATAGGTGCAACCTTTATCAATCGTGCTGTACCCAGAACAAAGTTAATGTCTGAGGCACAAACGGCGTTAAGTGGCATTGATGGCATTAGTCATCTAAAAACGGTCATATACCAACGGCAATGTATTGCGGATGCTTTCGGGCAAGGACAAACGGTTTTCGAGATGGGCGCGGCGGGTGAGAAGTCGGCTAATGAGTATCGCCAATTATTTGAGGAGGTAACGGCACTATGA
- a CDS encoding tyrosine-type recombinase/integrase codes for MLPALAKAQQTTAIAIAQTTEDMIGLWLHGKSANTQKSYRRDIYEFLTFAGGVELPKVTLNNLQGFEVTLGELGKSPNTIARKLAAVKSLLTFCHKVGFVPFNVGTLVNVKPSKDKLSERILSRGEVLDMIYSTKNKRDRLLLKLLYATGARVGELCRLTWSDIKPTDTGARITLFGKGDKTRVILISDELYQELLQLKDENGDPIFRSRKGGNAITTTQAYRIVKDSAERAGITGNVSPHWFRHSHASHALDNNAPIHTVQKSLGHSSITTTERYLHSNPKDSSGLYIQV; via the coding sequence ATGTTACCAGCTTTAGCAAAAGCGCAACAAACTACGGCGATCGCCATTGCTCAGACAACCGAAGACATGATCGGGTTGTGGCTACATGGAAAAAGCGCCAATACTCAGAAAAGTTACCGCCGCGATATCTATGAGTTTTTGACATTTGCCGGCGGTGTAGAATTACCAAAAGTTACGCTCAATAACTTACAAGGTTTCGAGGTGACATTAGGTGAACTTGGCAAAAGCCCAAACACGATTGCCCGCAAATTAGCAGCGGTAAAATCACTGCTTACCTTCTGTCATAAGGTTGGGTTTGTGCCGTTCAATGTTGGGACATTGGTTAATGTCAAACCGAGTAAGGATAAATTGTCTGAGCGCATCCTGAGCCGTGGTGAAGTTCTCGACATGATCTATAGCACCAAAAATAAACGTGATCGCCTACTGCTAAAACTGCTCTATGCAACTGGAGCGCGAGTTGGTGAGCTGTGCCGACTGACATGGAGCGATATTAAACCGACAGACACCGGCGCGAGAATTACGCTATTTGGTAAGGGTGACAAAACAAGAGTCATTTTAATTAGTGATGAGCTGTACCAAGAATTGCTCCAACTGAAAGACGAGAACGGCGATCCTATTTTTCGTAGTCGTAAAGGTGGCAATGCCATTACCACTACTCAGGCTTATCGCATTGTGAAGGACTCAGCAGAACGCGCCGGTATTACAGGCAACGTTTCACCCCATTGGTTTAGACACTCACACGCTAGTCACGCCCTCGACAACAACGCACCTATTCACACCGTCCAAAAGTCCCTAGGACATAGCAGCATCACCACCACTGAGCGATACTTACACAGCAATCCCAAAGACTCCTCAGGCTTGTATATTCAGGTTTAA
- a CDS encoding ATP-binding protein produces MDINRQLSRNITTIDGVWTDWLKVGFSYSLAIATIAAVSLNWENINSRAARIFLPMTGIASTIYGLNKTRQLQLIEPTLQYRKTAQQDITAHTVAAQTVPYLEQQNQLQLQPAGGVIQETGDRPYPFDVQSFLDEVTGVAILGNSGSGKTQLAKYIANACGETQVLVLDPHADIEDEHYPWDGLTVISDKAKILKQLEKLLGLLDRKDKTPLVIICDEYPAIRAYANKVGSDVANEFILRYGSEARKFKKLPIFISQSGNVKSFGLDGQGDFLENFALIRLQKIACKYLKNSPDRELYQMVKVIAYPMLIGDDEIVIHPTHGGYTQARKNLPPQNLKQLVSMPLTIPLVDGIEQLINLQKQPPTVAPKNRDLDYYERCFSLELDLGDTTSYPQPPNQQPNQLQPLQDNEQPSQPVRERVDPFAPVTGETQQLVKRLLSEGWSQNKLVFEVFKVGSKGSKAYYQAVNIIKGIESI; encoded by the coding sequence ATGGACATAAATCGACAATTAAGCCGCAATATCACCACCATTGATGGCGTTTGGACTGACTGGTTAAAAGTTGGGTTTAGCTACTCGTTGGCGATCGCCACCATAGCCGCCGTGAGTTTGAATTGGGAAAATATCAACAGCCGCGCCGCGAGGATATTTCTACCAATGACGGGTATCGCCTCGACAATTTACGGACTCAATAAAACCCGCCAATTGCAGCTTATAGAGCCTACGTTGCAATATCGCAAGACGGCACAACAGGACATTACAGCTCACACTGTAGCCGCTCAAACCGTGCCTTATTTGGAGCAACAAAACCAACTACAGCTCCAACCCGCTGGCGGTGTTATTCAAGAAACAGGCGATCGCCCCTATCCCTTTGATGTTCAGTCATTCCTAGACGAGGTAACAGGCGTGGCGATATTAGGAAACTCAGGCAGCGGAAAAACTCAACTCGCCAAATACATTGCCAATGCCTGTGGTGAGACTCAAGTGCTGGTACTCGATCCTCACGCAGACATCGAGGACGAGCATTACCCATGGGACGGGTTAACTGTGATCTCGGATAAAGCGAAAATTTTGAAGCAACTGGAGAAACTGTTAGGACTCCTCGACAGAAAAGATAAAACGCCACTGGTAATTATTTGTGACGAATACCCAGCGATTCGAGCCTATGCCAATAAGGTTGGCTCCGATGTGGCTAACGAGTTTATTCTTCGCTATGGCAGTGAAGCGAGAAAGTTTAAAAAGCTGCCAATATTCATTAGTCAAAGTGGCAATGTAAAAAGCTTTGGACTCGATGGACAAGGTGACTTTCTCGAAAACTTTGCGTTAATAAGACTCCAAAAAATAGCCTGTAAATACTTAAAGAATTCACCAGATCGAGAGCTATATCAAATGGTGAAGGTGATCGCCTATCCGATGTTGATAGGTGACGATGAAATAGTCATCCATCCGACTCATGGCGGCTATACTCAAGCACGTAAAAACCTACCGCCGCAAAATCTTAAACAACTCGTTTCTATGCCGCTAACTATTCCATTAGTTGACGGCATAGAACAGCTTATTAACCTTCAAAAACAACCACCAACAGTGGCTCCAAAAAATAGAGATTTAGACTATTACGAACGGTGTTTTAGTCTAGAGTTAGACTTGGGGGATACAACCAGTTACCCGCAACCACCTAACCAACAGCCCAACCAGCTACAACCACTACAGGACAATGAACAACCATCGCAACCAGTTAGAGAGAGAGTTGATCCTTTCGCGCCTGTAACGGGTGAAACACAGCAACTGGTTAAGCGGTTACTGAGTGAAGGTTGGAGCCAAAATAAACTCGTTTTTGAAGTCTTTAAAGTTGGCAGTAAAGGGAGTAAAGCTTATTATCAGGCGGTGAATATTATCAAAGGTATTGAAAGTATTTAA
- a CDS encoding ribbon-helix-helix domain-containing protein, which translates to MGKVVVSVFMDKELKQKLKAIADKDQRSVSQMAAILLDEAIKKREKN; encoded by the coding sequence ATGGGAAAAGTCGTTGTTTCTGTCTTTATGGATAAAGAGTTAAAGCAAAAGCTCAAGGCGATCGCAGATAAGGATCAGCGTTCTGTCTCTCAAATGGCGGCTATTCTCTTGGACGAGGCAATTAAAAAACGTGAAAAAAACTAA
- a CDS encoding DEAD/DEAH box helicase — protein MQLRDYQQDLFTHIFQAFTESRRVMLQLPTGGGKTIIFSVVVHEFVNRGDKVLVLAHRTELIIQAAEKLKAIAPDVEIGIIKAGYKPNYHTSIQVASVQSLKRRLHRLKPEEFGLVIIDEAHHSTAATYRHILEHFPDSYQLGVTATPIRTNGEGFADLFDEMITGITVSDLIKAGYLSPFKLYAASNSMITTGAKIKQGDFSSKDVAQLNNIVELAGDLLQSYRQHANGLSCVIFAVNVAHSMAITQRYNAAGIAAKHLDGNTPQDEREATLAAFRRGELKIISNVGLFTEGLDIPNLMAVQVARPTKSLSLWLQMVGRVLRICEGKSNAIILDHTKNYAIHGLPTRRRVWSLFGVKQDEVKLKRLPSGEVILEPEEPTVIEETPIRLIEVSQDEEPLIPPDFWEKWLAEQFRIIEHRGYKKGWLVYRLVEEKPPLEVWRKAADYLNYQQGWAWHKWREHCQPEAA, from the coding sequence ATGCAACTCAGGGATTACCAACAAGACTTATTTACCCATATTTTCCAAGCCTTCACCGAGAGCCGACGGGTAATGCTCCAACTCCCAACCGGCGGCGGTAAAACCATTATTTTCTCGGTTGTGGTTCACGAGTTTGTTAACCGTGGTGATAAAGTCCTCGTCCTCGCACATCGTACCGAGTTAATTATTCAAGCTGCGGAAAAGTTGAAGGCGATCGCTCCTGATGTTGAGATCGGCATTATTAAGGCAGGATACAAACCTAATTATCACACATCAATACAGGTGGCATCGGTTCAAAGTCTCAAACGCCGCCTACATCGCCTTAAGCCTGAGGAGTTTGGGTTGGTGATAATTGACGAGGCTCACCACAGTACCGCCGCTACCTACCGTCACATTCTCGAACATTTTCCCGATAGTTATCAGTTGGGAGTGACAGCAACACCGATTAGAACTAATGGTGAAGGTTTCGCAGATTTATTTGACGAGATGATCACCGGCATAACCGTTTCGGACTTAATTAAGGCAGGCTACCTTTCACCCTTCAAACTGTACGCCGCGTCCAACAGTATGATCACCACCGGCGCAAAAATTAAACAGGGTGATTTTTCCTCAAAGGATGTGGCACAGCTCAATAACATTGTCGAGTTGGCGGGTGATTTGCTCCAAAGTTATCGCCAACATGCCAATGGTCTATCCTGCGTAATTTTTGCGGTGAATGTGGCTCATTCCATGGCGATCACCCAACGGTACAACGCCGCCGGCATAGCTGCGAAACATTTAGATGGCAACACACCACAGGACGAGCGCGAGGCAACCTTGGCAGCATTTAGGCGTGGTGAGCTGAAAATCATTAGTAATGTCGGTTTGTTCACTGAAGGACTCGACATACCCAACTTAATGGCGGTACAGGTGGCGCGTCCTACTAAGTCCCTTTCGCTATGGCTTCAGATGGTTGGGCGGGTTCTGCGTATCTGTGAAGGGAAAAGTAACGCCATCATCCTTGATCACACCAAAAATTACGCGATACATGGACTACCAACGCGGCGGCGGGTGTGGTCACTGTTTGGAGTAAAACAGGACGAGGTAAAGCTAAAACGGCTACCAAGTGGCGAGGTGATTTTGGAACCTGAGGAGCCAACCGTTATCGAAGAAACTCCCATCAGATTAATTGAAGTTTCTCAGGACGAGGAGCCACTTATACCGCCTGACTTTTGGGAGAAATGGTTGGCAGAACAATTTCGCATCATTGAACATCGTGGCTATAAAAAAGGGTGGCTTGTCTATCGTCTTGTCGAGGAAAAACCACCATTAGAAGTGTGGCGTAAAGCTGCTGATTATTTGAATTATCAACAGGGTTGGGCATGGCATAAATGGCGCGAACACTGCCAACCTGAGGCGGCTTAG